From a region of the Zerene cesonia ecotype Mississippi chromosome 11, Zerene_cesonia_1.1, whole genome shotgun sequence genome:
- the LOC119830319 gene encoding DNA replication licensing factor Mcm7-like, protein MAMRDYAADKESFKNFFIDFCQTDDEGHKFFKYSEQLTKVAHREQIAFVVDLDDLHEMNEELCEAVIKNTRRYTNMVSDVVYDMLPDYKQREVEAKDALDVYIEHRIMLESRNHRIPGEMRDPRNRYPPELIRRFEVYFKDLSTSKSVPIREVKAEHIGKLVTVRGIVTRCTDVKPLLIVATYSCSACGAETYQPVRALQFTPPPACTADECRLNKTAGQLHLQTRGSRFQKFQELKIQEHSDQVPVGHIPRQLSVYCRGETTRRAQPGDHVAVTGVFLPLLNAGFRQMVQGLLSDTYLEAHAVTCLNQSDESELAEALTEEELAELAEDDLYSRMARSLAPEIYGHEDVKKALLLLLVGGVDRRPNGMKIRGNINICLMGDPGVAKSQLLNYIDRLAPRSQYTTGRGSSGVGLTAAVMKDPFTGEMMLEGGALVLADQGVCCIDEFDKMAETDRTAIHEVMEQQTISIAKAGIMTCLNARVSILAAANPAYGRYNPKRTIEQNIQLPAALLSRFDLLWLIQDKPNRDKDLELAKHIAYVHQHSSQPPSEVRALSMRLVRRYVALTRRKQPAVPTHLTDYIVSSYVELRREARNSRDVTFTSARNLLAVLRLSTALARLRLSDVVEKEDVSEAIRLVDMSKQSLQHVEENVQRGISATDRIFAVVRELAGGASTVKIADVIERCVDKGFKPDQVDACIEEYENLNVWQVNQVRTKITFM, encoded by the exons atGGCTATGAGAGATTATGCAGCTGACAAAG agtcctttaaaaacttttttatcgACTTTTGTCAAACCGATGATGAGGGCcataagttttttaaatattctgaaCAGCTAACCAAGGTAGCACATAGGGAGCAG atagcaTTTGTAGTTGATTTGGATGATTTGCatgaaatgaatgaagaaCTTTGTGAAGCTGTAATCAAAAATACTAGGCGTTATACAAATATGGTTTCTGATGTAGTGTATGATATGCTACCAGATTATAAACAAAGAGAG gTTGAAGCCAAAGATGCCCTGGATGTATATATAGAGCACAGAATTATGTTGGAATCAAGAAACCACAGAATTCCAGGTGAAATGAGGGATCCTAGAAATAGATACCCACCAGAGCTCATAAGACGATT TGAAGTatactttaaagatttatctaCATCAAAATCAGTACCAATCAGAGAAGTAAAAGCTGAACATATTGGCAAATTAGTCACAGTGAGAG GTATTGTCACAAGGTGCACAGATGTTAAGCCTCTGCTCATAGTAGCGACATACTCATGCAGTGCTTGTGGAGCGGAGACATACCAGCCAGTAAGAGCGCTGCAATTCACTCCACCTCCAGCATGTACTGCTGATGAATGTCGGCTGAACAAAACTGCTGGACAACTTCATTTACAGACGAGAGGATCTAGGTTCCAGAAATTCCAGGAACTCAAAATTCAAGAGCAT TCCGACCAAGTGCCAGTGGGTCACATTCCCCGCCAGCTATCTGTTTACTGCCGCGGCGAGACAACGAGACGCGCTCAGCCCGGCGACCACGTGGCGGTCACTGGTGTGTTCTTACCACTCTTGAATGCGGGATTCCGACAAATGGTGCAAGGGCTGCTGTCTGATACTTATCTGGAAGCACAT GCTGTAACTTGCTTAAACCAAAGTGATGAAAGTGAGCTAGCTGAAGCACTGACAGAGGAGGAATTAGCGGAGCTAGCAGAAGATGACCTATACTCTCGTATGGCCAGAAGCCTGGCCCCTGAGATTTATGGACATGAAGATGTTAAGAAAGCCTTGTTGCTGCTTTTAGTAGGGGGAGTAGATAG GCGTCCCAATGGCATGAAGATTCGTGGTAACATAAATATCTGTTTGATGGGTGACCCTGGGGTGGCGAAGTCCCAGCTGCTCAATTACATCGACCGGTTGGCGCCGCGCTCGCAGTACACCACGGGCAGGGGCTCCTCTGGAGTCGGTCTTACTGCGGCTGTTATGAAG GATCCATTCACTGGCGAGATGATGCTAGAAGGCGGCGCGTTAGTGCTCGCAGACCAAGGCGTGTGCTGCATTGACGAGTTCGACAAGATGGCGGAAACTGACCGTACAGCTATACACGAGGTCATGGAACAACAGACTATCAGTATAGCTAag GCGGGTATAATGACGTGTCTGAACGCGCGCGTGTCCATCCTGGCGGCGGCGAACCCGGCGTACGGCCGCTACAACCCCAAGCGCACCATCGAGCAGAACATACAGCTGCCCGCGGCGCTGCTCTCGCGCTTCGACCTGCTCTGGCTCATACAGGACAAGCCCAATAG GGACAAAGACCTGGAGCTGGCGAAGCACATCGCGTACGTGCACCAGCACTCGTCGCAGCCGCCGAGCGAGGTGCGCGCGCTCAGCATGCGGCTGGTGCGGCGCTACGTCGCGCTCACCCGCCGCAAGCAGCCCGCCGTGCCCACTCACCTCACTGACTATATCGTTT CGTCATACGTAGAGCTGCGTCGAGAGGCGCGCAACAGCCGCGACGTGACGTTCACGTCAGCGCGGAACCTGCTCGCCGTGCTGCGGCTCTCCACTGCGCTCGCCAGACTCAG GTTATCGGATGTGGTTGAGAAGGAAGATGTGTCTGAAGCAATTCGCCTCGTCGATATGTCGAAACAGTCGCTGCAACACGTCGAAGAAAATGTTCAAag gGGTATAAGCGCAACAGACAGAATCTTCGCGGTGGTGCGCGAGCTGGCCGGCGGAGCCAGCACGGTGAAGATCGCTGACGTCATCGAGCGCTGTGTGGACAAGGGCTTTAAACCCGATCAG GTGGATGCGTGTATCGAAGAGTAtgaaaatttgaatgtatGGCAAGTGAATCAAGTGCGGACCAAAATTACGTTTATGTAA
- the LOC119830581 gene encoding DNA polymerase alpha catalytic subunit-like, translated as MADSLAGQRAKRQKVDKHGRMSAFEKLKNLKNKGSKHKYDVDELENVYDTVDEREYSERVLQRQEEDWIEDDGTGYVEDGREIFDDDEIEDTYVASDTKENGRGLKRKARVAPTAGKGNIRNLLGAMPAKKKEDVKISEDNILSDIMSDLDGSGPAVVKPKPLATPKANTQSAKSDAQNYFKTLSSSVKKSVATVILDEPPVIKQEKIKEHMKSPPLIENGNAAPKKSSWKIDKEIKKELEDSQTQNIEEFNTQDIDFGDDFSNDAAVEIKEIKEELPSTANTITDVAEEFMNEDFEIFPTKQLKKDLKPLHTTWNEQMGDNHVVNSIQSDGKLPLQTNKDGKEVLKFYWLDAWEDRYVKPGVVYLFGKVYVNPANKKAGCVSCCLVVKNINRQMFLLPREYKLDPVTLEPTDEEVTIMDIYQEFNTSVASELGLKEFKSRKITKNYCFNIPDIPAQCDYLEVKYSASIPPPPTNKKYLTFSHIFGANTSSLEMLLLERKIKGPCWLEIVEPDNVQAKVSLCKLEANCDDMENINVMRGDEDLEYISTTKRWTKEKTRTGNAESDIF; from the exons ATGGCAGACTCCTTAG CTGGGCAAAGAGCTAAACGCCAGAAAGTAGATAAGCATGGGCGAATGTCAGCTTTTGAAAAGTTGAAAAACCTCAAAAATAAAGGATCAAAGCATAAATATGATGTAGACGAACTTGAAAACGTGTATGACACTGTCGATGAGAGGGAGTATAGTGAACGTGTGTTGCAAAGGCAGGAAGAAGATTGGATCGAAGATG atgGTACTGGTTATGTGGAAGATGGACGAGAAAtctttgatgatgatgaaatcgAAGACACATATGTTGCATCAGACACTAAAGAAAATGGAAGAGGTCTTAAAAGAAAAGCCAGAGTGGCTCCAACTGCAGGGAAGGGTAACATTAGAAACCTTTTAGGAGCTATGCCTGCTAAGAAGAAGGAG GATGTTAAGATATCAGAAGACAACATTCTGTCTGACATTATGTCTGATCTGGATGGTAGTGGTCCAGCAGTTGTAAAACCAAAGCCCTTAGCTACACCTAAGGCTAACACACAATCAGCTAAGTCAGATGCTCAGAATTACTTTAAAACCCTATCATCATCTGTTAAGAAATCTGTTGCTACTGTAATTCTTGATGAACCTCCTGTTATAAAGCAAGAGAAAATT AAAGAACACATGAAAAGCCCACCTCTGATAGAAAATGGCAATGCTGCTCCCAAAAAAAGCTCATGGAAAATAgacaaggaaataaaaaaagaactagAAGATTCTCAAACACAGAACATAGAAGAATTTAATACACAAGACATTGATTTCGGGGATGATTTCAGTAATGATGCAGCAGTAGAAATCAAGGAGATAAAAGAAGAGCTCCCCAGCACGGCCAATACTATAACAGATGTAGCTGAAGAATTCATGAATGAagactttgaaatatttcccACTAAACAACtgaaaaaagatttaaaaccATTGCATACTACTTGGAATGAGCAAATGGGTGATAACCATGTTGTGAATTCTATACAGTCTGATGGAAAATTGCCTTTACAGACAAATAAAGATGGTAAAGAGGTCCTTAAATTCTACTGGTTAGATGCATGGGAGGACAGGTATGTGAAGCCAGGAGTAGTATACTTGTTTGGTAAAGTGTATGTGAATCCAGCTAATAAGAAAGCAGGATGTGTGTCCTGCTGTTTGGTTGTGAAGAATATTAATAGGCAGATGTTTTTGCTACCTAGGGAATAT aaactaGACCCAGTAACTTTAGAACCAACAGATGAAGAAGTGACCATTATGGATATTTATCAAGAATTTAACACTTCAGTAGCATCGGAATTGGGTCTTAAGGAATTTAAGTCTAGAAAAATCACAAAGAATTACTGTTTCAATATACCAGATATTCCTGCTCAGTGTGATTATTTGGAAGTGAAGTATTCT gcATCAATACCACCACCACCCACAAACAAGAAATACTTAACTTTCTCACATATTTTTGGTGCTAACACATCATCATTGGAGATGTTATTACTAGAGAGAAAGATTAAAGGTCCTTGCTGGTTGGAAATTGTGGAACCTGACAATGTTCAGGCTAAAGTGTCTTTGTGTAAACTGGAAGCAAATTGTGATgatatggaaaatattaatgttatgagAGGCGATGAAGATTTGGA GTATATCAGTACTACGAAGCGCTGGACGAAGGAAAAGACTAGGACTGGTAACGCCGAGTCGGACATCTTTTGA